The Spea bombifrons isolate aSpeBom1 chromosome 4, aSpeBom1.2.pri, whole genome shotgun sequence genome segment AGTGCTTTTCATTGATCTTGTGTATGGAGATCGCCTTCCAGTTATATTCAATTGTGAATAGGCTCAAAACAAACTCAAGCCTGTAATTCTGATCTGTTGGTCATCATTCCCATGTTCGTGTTGTTGGCCAATGGCATACCGTGCTGGGTTCGTTATTCCTTAATGGATGCCTGGAGATTGTTGTGGCTTCAAAATACCCATTGAGCTCTAAGTATTATATGAAggcattatttcttttttagataAGTCACATATAAGCAAGGGCCAAGTGGATCTAtactgctaaaaaaaatgtacatttcccTTTTCCCAAACTTTCCCTTTTTACTTTGAGCTTGTGTTGCGATGAGGCTTGCACACAGTGCAAATGCTTGAGCCATTATGAAGAGTAACCCAGTGAAGCTGAGCTAGCCTACTTGgcatgctatataaaacaaataattataataatgtgcAATTTTTACATAAGTAACCCTTTATTCTGTCCATCATTTAAAAGCACTATTAGTAACAGTTTAAGGGCAGTAAGAGCAAACTGTTATTTTCCCCAATGGCAGTGTATCTGAAATACGCAAGATTAAttgtttctatttaattttgttGCAGGCTTCCCTCTCACTTGCACCTATGAATATATTCAGAGCTGGAGCCGATGAAGAAAGAGCAGAAACAGCCCGCTTGGTAAGTGTCAGCCTACCGCTTGTCCCCCCTTAAATTAATAAGCCTGATTATCAAAGACTCTGGTTTTTAGATCTgaaattatatatcatatatacatactgtgtgtgtgtgtgtatatatatatgtatatgtatgtatatgtgtgtatatatatatatatataatttggtaATTTTACTACAGTAATTGATATTTCtggaaaactgctttaaagagAAGTGGGCTTTATTATTTCTAAAGTGTTAAATTATTGTATGTCACTTGAACTGCATTAGAAAGAAGGATCTCAGTAGAATGTTGTTCGTTAATGTGCAATTTCATTTCAGTCTTCCTTCATTGGAGCTATTGCTATTGGAGACTTGGTTAAAAGTACATTGGGTCCAAAAGGCATGGTAAGTGTTAAGAAACATTATGTGTAATTAGAATTCTCATTCATTTGCtcttagcattttttttctttaatgttgcTTGTTTTTGCACTGACGTGGGGCGACGGCACAGCTCGGTTTCCTCAGGGCAAGTGCTTCTGCTGAACTAACATCTTAGTTCAGCCATCCAGAGTTTCTAAGATTTAGgattgttacaaaaaaacaagtacTGTTATCAGGTTAGTGTGTTAAGCTGAGTTTCTGACCTGTAACCTGTGTTACCCCGTATTACCTTTATTACTGTACGCTATTTTCTCTGTAAGCCAGTCAGTGTAGACTGAAGCATTGCCGGAGATTATTTTAGTAATGCCGAGTTTCAGTCTATAAGTATAAGGGTTTTGCTAGCAGCAGTCCTAaaccatgttaaaaaaaacaaacaaaacaaaactgtgTGTTGAACAATATTTTCTGACTGGTTAACTTTAAGCCACCCCAACCATATAGCAAGCAATATAATTTGGGCCCATTGCTATAAGGTGTATTTATAGCCCCAATAGACAGCAGCCCATTTTCAGTGTATTTAACTCTGTGGaatgtaaatatttagaaaTTGTTGGAAGGTTATTCATGagaatattttcaaaatattttttcctgctttaggACAAGATTCTCCTGAGCGGTGGTCGAGATAGTAGTGTTACAGTCACCAATGATGGAGCAACTATTTTGAAGGCTATCGGCATTGACAATCCTGCTGCCCAGGTTTTAGTTGGTAAGTttagtgttttggttttttttttttgttgagccAATAAACTGTGCTGTTTTTCATTGTTTCCaataacatttttcttctgATAGACATGTCCAAAGTTCAAGATGATGAAGTAGGCGATGGAACAACATCTGTGACTGTGCTGGCAGCAGAGTTGCTTAGAGTAAGGAAGTTGCAGtttgattattttgtttctaagaaataaaaatatttgcagaCACAAGATCATAAAGACAATTGGACAGGTGAATCTAAGTAATTTGATGAATATTGATGCTGATGACAATCTTGTTTCCAGGAAGCTGAAAATTTGATTGCAAGAAAGATTCACCCACAGACTATAATCGCTGGATGGAGAAAGGCAACACAGGTTGCTAGAGAAGCCCTCCTTCAAGCTGCAGTGGATCACGGGtttgtttcatattattttagagCATTACCTAAGACCCTTTGAAGTCTTGGCCATATTATGTACAGGGTTGATTATGATTTGTATGACTTAAATTTAGACTTTTTGTTGGGCcccgtctacccattgtaccaCACTACACAGTATGATGGagcaatataaatattaacGTTAATATTTGCCCTTAtaatttaaaagctttttttcccacTAAGATTTACCAGGTCAAGCTCCTATTTACttgccttcagaaatgcttAGACAACATAATATGGGATTTGCCAATAGAATCCTTTCCCGCtatgtttattttgtgaaaGATTTTAACTTTAAATGTTCAGGTGCAGCAAGGTGCTTTTGTGTTCCAGGGATGTGCTGCTACTTTGTGAGATTACAAGCTACTGAGttacaaaatgttactgtaATGCTCCATTAACATAAAGAATCACAACGTGTGTTGTGTAGCTGACATGAACAGTTTTAAAGCTCTTGCAGATGCTTGAGTGTTgcgtgtattatatatatatggtattttaTGCTCCTTTCTGTAGGAATGATGATGAGAAGTTTCGTGCTGACCTGCTAAACATTGCCCGGACAACATTGTCTTCTAAACTTCTCACCCACCATAAAGATCACTTCGCTAAACTGGCTGTGGAAGCTGTTCTCAGGCTGAAAGGTTCTGGCAATCTGGAAGCTATACACATCATTAAAAAGTTGGGAGGAAGTCTAACAGACTCTTACCTGGATGAAggtattttgtgtgtttctttcATAAAAATAGGGTGAGCAGGACATGTGCAATCTAGTGCCATgatgttggggtttttttttttgttttgtttttttgttttttttaccatgtaccaactttttttttttttttttgttttaaacctttCTTTTTAGGATTTCTGTTAGATAAGAAGATTGGTGTAAACCAACCCAAACGTATAGAAAATGCCAAAATTCTGATTGCCAACACCGGAATGGATACTGATAAAATAAAGGTATACCATTTTTGGGAATTTGTAATTTGATTTTACTTGTTACGTgggtttttcattttgttcttcTTGTTTATAGGTCTTTGGCTCACGGGTGCGTGTAGACTCTACAGCGAAAGTGGCAGAGATTGAGCAGgctgaaaaacagaaaatgaaagaGAAAGTCGATCGTATTCTGAAGCATGGCATTAACTGCTTTATCAACAGGTAAATGCAACTTACCTGGATACTGGATAGCACAAAGCTATAGTTTATGcaaagtgatttttttgtatgtaagtgtatatataaatatatatgtgtgtgtgtaacttaATATCCCTGCATTGAATTTGAAATAGTGTCTTCGGAACTCAGGCTTAGTTTTCATtgtgtatacatatttatttgtttgctttCAGGCAGCTGATTTATAATTATCCAGAGCAGCTTTTTGGTGCAGCTGGCGTGATGGCAATTGAGCATGCAGATTTTGCTGGTGTTGAACGCTTAGCCCTCGTTACAGGTATTTTATGAAAGTTTAAATTGAGTAAAAACATATTCTGTGCTGTGTAGCATCTTTCTAATTCAAATAGCCACTACCTGCTTGTTTTCATATAGAACCCCCCTATTTGATGCTGAAATCCAGAAGCCTGGCCAGTGCATAAAGCAAATTTAGCCCcttgtgttaaatatatttacatataaaagatGTGAAACCATAGCCTGAGAGCATTTCTTTCCTGTCCAGGTGGTGAGATTGCCTCCACATTTGATCACCCTGAGCTGGTAAAGCTTGGAACCTGTAAACTCATCGAAGAAGTCATGATTGGAGAAGATAAGCTGATCCACTTTTCTGGTGTTGCCATGGGTAAGAGTATTATGAAATTCTGGGGGTGCTCTGAATATGCAGAGTATGAACATGATTACTGGGGGAGTGGGGGTAGGCTTTGTAAAACAGTACTCCtgtaatttgtttattattattcatgtgcTTACTTGAGCTACATTTAAAGCCTTAATATACAATGTTGGAGCTATACTCTGTGTAATGTTTGTGTACATAAATAGTTGTCCTATTGCTTTAGAAGTTTTTTGTCTTGTTTCCAGGTGAGGCTTGCACTGTTGTCCTTCGTGGTGCCACTCAGCAGATTTTGGATGAAGCAGAAAGGTCCTTGCATGATGCTCTGTGTGTCCTTTCTCAAACTGTAAAAGATACCAGGACAGTTTATGGAGGAGGTAATTGCCACCCTGTTCTAAGAATATGTCCCCACTTGTGTGGCTGATGTTGACTGTAATGTGTTTCATTCTCAGGGTGTTCAGAGATGCTAATGGCTCATGCTGTAGCTGAGCTTGCAAACAGGACCCCTGGAAAAGAGGCTGTATCCATGGAGTCATTTGCCAAAGCGCTGCAAATGGTAAGTCTACAGAGGTCGTGAAAAGTGATTGTTTTGATTCGAAtgcaattattataattaatcttACTGTGGATTGTGATTCTGTTTTTACGCTCAGTTACCAACTATAATTGCGGACAATGCTGGGTACGACAGTGCAGACCTTGTAGCTCAGCTCCGAGCAGCtcacagtgaaggaaaatcaaCTTACGGCCTTGGTATGTGAGAGTCGCCATTCCTATACCTTTGCTTTGCCTGACTGCCAGAagtggtgttttttgtttttgattctCTCACTTTATGCTGTGTAATATGTGAAAAAGTGGGTTGTTTTTTAATCACGGCTAAGCAAACTGTTAATTATGAAGGGAACTTTTTCGAAGATGCATGATATCTTCCTTGATCCATGTTCACTTTTGGTTCAGTCTGCAGTGGTTTGTTAATATAAAGCATAAAAGAAATCCTAGCATAATTTGGCCTTTCTGTTTAGATATGAAAAATGGCACTATTGGGAACATGGAAGAGCTGGGTATAACAGAAAGTTTCCAAGTAAAGAGACAAGTCTTGTTGAGTGCATCAGAAGCTGCTGAAGTCATTCTGCGTGTGGATAATATAATTAAAGCTGCCCCAAGGTATGTCATTGCTTAAGTGTTTTATATGGTATGAGCCTCTGCTGCACGGTATTTAGTCCAAAATACATTGTGTTGAAGATGCCATCAAATAAAGGGGACACTATCTTGTAATTTGGGATTATGATTTGTTAGTAAATCTGGGATGTCAATATTAGAAATAGATATTATAAAGGTCCCATTAAGTAAGAACTATAAAGTGCCCTGTAAAACTGTCTTCTGTAAATAAAGCCCTCTGTATAATTATGGAAACAGAATTGGCATTGGCATGGAAATGGAATTCTAGTGAGATCCCTAGTATGGCtgatataattaaatgtattaactgCCGATGGTAATCCGTTCTACTATAACAAATCAAATGTCTTATATGGGATCCCTGGAACTGATGGAGAGAGGAGCATCCGTCTCTATTATAATTGTATTACCCTAGATGAGGTACTCTAAATGATCTTCCCAATTTATCATAATTGCTAGTGGTGTAACTTTTTGATTCATATTGGAAGATAGTGTTCCCCCTTGGTCTTCTCAAAATTAGGTTTTCGATATGATTGTTTACCTATTTCTGGATTTTATGACAACACTACCACAAGTCTGTCTGTGttccttttttaacttttacacTCTCTTCTGGGTGTGGAagagtttaaatatatatatatatatatatatatatatatatatatatatatatatatatatatatatatatatatatatatatatatatctatatcctcAAAGATCAGTGTAATCCAGGGTACCAAAAAAAAGATGCACTATAATTTTTCTGGGGAAAACAAATTTAATATTGGTCACCCATGTACTCAGATTTTGCATGTAACAGATTGCCATAGACAATGTTAATTTGTTTGCGGTGATagcaaacaaattaaaacatagCTGTGATATTGCCAACAACTTTACAAATGTACTCCCCCTTACTCCCAATAGGAAACGTGTTCCTGACCATCACCCGTGTTAAGCGTTCTTCAGCCCTGAGGGTTTGTGGACCAGACTTCAGCTGTCTGCTTACACTGATGACCACAAAAAGTTTCCAGAGAAGAAGTTACCAACTAGGCACTTGCAGATTGCACCCATACTGTATCtgggtttatttattgttttgcagcaaattgattttttttctcctttagaTGCAGTTGTTGTATCTAAGCTTTCCATTATGAGCActgaaataaaaattttttCATCAGTACTGTTTATTTTGGTACACGCTGTCTCTATATTTGTACTCGGCTGTTTTGCCAATTGCGAGTGACTGTaacttttatttgttatatattctTGGAAGCCTTGGAAGGGATGCAAGTCTCGGTTTACCTATAGTCAAAATAGTTATATAATCCAGCCAAGCATGTTGTATAGTCTGCAAACAACTTGAGATCTACCCTTTTTGCATCCTCCATATTATACATCAGATGGAATTGTCAACAGGTTTTTATCCTACGTATTACATTTTAGGTCCATTGGGTCACAGCTTATGTTCCTGGGCGCTCAGTTTAATGTCAcggattagtgtgtgtgtaaagacaaTACAGAGGCTTTATGTAAATATTCCTCATTTAGGGTTTGGTGTGATCAGTTCAGAGAAGTAAGATGTGGTCAATTTTTCCCCTCAATTCAAATTATTCAGCTTATTCACTTTAATATGACACTAGATAGCTGTGTATGCATTTTTAAGACTAATGCAAACcgaaattatgtatatatgtgcacACTGTACTAAATTTCATAattagattgcaagctgttGAGAAGCATTGATCTAGCACTGGAGTTAAGTTTGGTGCCAGATTCTGAAAACAGAAACCCAACATTACAAATTGGGTAATGGTACAAACAAATAACTTGCAGTTACATCTGGTTACCAGTAGGTGGGGGAATTGTTCATACTTTATCTTGAAATTACAAAggttttatgggggggggttagcTGTAAATGGGAACttgtttccttttaaatgtaCAGAGGATTCCCCCCCAACAACTGTTGGAATTTTGACAAATTAGATTGAAATTAAACATGAGGATCATTAAACCTGGCTAACTATTTTTAAGGACACCGTTTCTTTGGAGAATTGGTACCAATTTGGTCACTGGTAATTGTGATTTTGTGTTCACTCCTTAGACTCATTCATTCTCAACAAGATATGTTTGATAAATGATGGATTAGTAGTGCTACGCTTTGATTTCCTGTGAGTTATCACAGTTTTGCTGCTTCTAAATGCGGGATTAGTAACACTCGCAACATGAGGTTCACACGGTCTGGTCTTTATGAACtgccaaaaaaaacagccaCAAGTAACCCACTATACTTCTCTGGCCGCATATACTCGATTCACAAGTTTTATTAATGCACCAATGGCCATAATGCTAAATGTTACTTTACAGGAAACCATAGACTACCTGATTGCCCCATGAATATAATGTACAGTCTATTGTGTTATCTCTCCTCCTGCTTCGCTATGCAATGAAGTTAATTTGCTACATCCCAAAGTGATAGACGTCTCTCTAGCGGGGGGAGATTAATTTCATAACACGCTAGAGAGATGGACAACTCTCTAGTGTGTAATTCTATGAATATTGTAATGTCTAACTGTAAATAGAGGCTCCGTAGGAATGGAAAGATTCATTTCACGCTCTGGTTGTTTATATAAATTGATTTGTCTGCTTTATGCATTGAGGAAAAACTACATATTCGTGTAAAAATCACATTGTATATAAATTTGTTCACCTTTGATTACAAACTAATGCTGCATGGGCACAGACATTCACAAAGTGAAAGGAGAAATAAGCGACCATCCCATTGTGTGATTTGGGCATGTTATTGGAATCAAAAAGACACTTCCATTGTGCAAGGTTTGGTGTATCAAAACATCACTACTCATATGAGCCATTTAAATGGCAAGGACTGTGCGTccctaaagaaataaaacaaacattttactgATATAACGGGTTTCTTGCTGTACAGACATTTTAAACCAGCATTTTCTATGTCTTTACAAAGGCTgatatattctaaatatgtgcatttCTGGCTGTTTGTAAATTTAATTGTATTGTACAAGCCGACTCTTTGGATACAGAACAATTCAACTTTTACTAATGTATGTAAATTCACAAATATGTGACGACGCAATTTACATAAATTAGCAATCTGTGATTAGATAGATGAGAGCTATATATATTCCTGTTCCCGTTCCATATTTTGCACTTTAAACGCATGACTCTTGGAATACCATGGAAAATTTGTATGTGTCGGAACTAATCAAGTGttcaaaatacatatattagttAAAGTGTTACCTGGCCTTGTCGCGCATTCAAACCCAAATCAGCAGATGTGTCATGAATCTGATGGGTAAACAATCACAAATAATAATCCAAGCATTGAGCAAGGGTTATGTAGCAAAAATAGTGAATGGCTAGAATAACGCAGAGAAAGTATGCCAAACGTGAATTGTTTCTTTACTGATTGATTTCCTTTCGTCTTGGCTCCTGAGTTTCTCTCCAGTCCCAACTCTAAGAGGTATGGATGTTTCCTAGTCACAGTCCATATATTGGAAGCATGAAGAAAGCCATTTGTGTTGTGGAAGGCAATGAagcataaatatatttcattatgtaaaataatgtcCAATTTTATTCTAAATTTTTGAAATATagatctgtatttatttatataaggtTTTGCAAAAAacgaatgtaaaaaaaaaatcctttacttTAACTCACTGCTGTGGTTATATCCAAtggattttctttgttttcagtaGTTTCCACTGGGGCAGAATGTTGGATCTCCTTGTTGTCCACACCCTTTTCAAGTTCTGTTTCTACCTCAAATCTTTTCTTGGGTTCTGGAGTCTCCTCAGACCATCTTCCTACCCGCCTTACTTCCTTTGCCACTTTTGGAGCGTTTCGACATGGGTTGTGGTCATAGATGACAAGCTTCAAATTAGACAGGTGAACCAGGCTTGGGAAAAACCTAATGCCATTTCTGTCAACGTCGATAACTTCCAAGAAAGGCATATCTAGCAAGACCCGTGGAAATTCAGTCAAAAGAGTTCCTGACAACCAGATACTGCGTAATTCTTTCAGGTTCTTAAGCTCGTTGGGCAATTGGCGGATAGGGTTGCAACCAGCATGAAGTGTCTTGAGAAGGCTCAGTTCACAAATAACAGTGGGCAATTGTGTCAAATAATTGCACTCAATCCATAGTGTCTGCAAGTTCTTGAGGTAACTTAGTTCTGGTGGAAGGTCCCTTAGTCTGTTGTTTCCCAAATATAGGATGTAAAGTTGCTTTAAGCTACACACAACCTGTGGTAGGACTTTGAAGTTGTTGAAATCCAAAGCCAAAATCTGAAGTTTCTGCAGCAGCTCCAGTTCGGGAGGAAGAGTGTTTAAATTGTTGTCACTGAGATACAGCTTAACAAGCTCGGTAAAAGCACATACCCGTAGTGGAAATCTTCTCAGCTGCATACTGCTCAAGTCCACCATCTTATCAATAGGCATTTCTTCCAAATCCCCTAAAAGGTACTTCTGGCAGCTATTAGACGGAATAAAAGCAATAATCGACCTGATTGTGTTACCCATCTTCACTATTTTCCAGAAACTTCATGCTCTGAGCGTTCTCATATCCCTCTTGTACTATGTTTTGGAGTCTGTTAGGAGTGGCATTTCTGTCGTCCCATTACAATATGCTGTTTACGTGGCAACTGCGATTAATCTCAAGAGTTGTGAAATGTTACTGATAACTGAAGGAGCGTCTGGTGATGGGAAGGACAGGAGTAGGTTTAAAGAACGTTCCTCTGTTGTCTCCAAAGTCTACGCTTTTATATCAACAGTGAATGCTAAATTAACATCTGAGATCCAGTTTTTCCACGCAGTATACTGTTCTaggcagttaaaaaaaaaaaagatagaacaAAAAGTGTTATGCGCATTCTTATTTATTAAGATATCTACATCCTGATAAAGTAATCTAGAAAAGGCAGaatttttaaacttggatcattCTTAACTAAACATTCCAACTTTTAAcagaccaacaaaaaaaaaatcttacgtAATGAAATGCTGTTTATAATAcctgtcattttttaaaataactttgttGAATAGTAGCAGCCTAACTCAATTGTACTCTAGACTGACTTGCATAAATACTGAAGTTCGCACTAAGGAGTTCAAATCAATGTATATAATGTCTGGGAAAATGATTCAtttcatattttccttttaatatttattttatattcatgttGTACTGCAGCTAGAATCTGTCAGATTTGTGAAATAAACAAACGTGAAAGACCACAGATCCGGGCCTGCTTTATCACCATATACCTGAATGACTTGCGTTGCCTGGAACACATCTGTGCATTATGTGATGGGAAAATCTGTACTGTGGAGATCTTTTGCTAGGCCTAATGTTATTGTACGGCTCATGAAACTGTCTCATAAAGGAACCAGATTGACAAGTATGCTCCATAGAATAGAAAACCATGACAGACTATTTCCTGGCCCTAAACATTTGCCTCACTGTCTGGTGTCTTCCTTCCTACCCCTGGCTAGATTGAAGGTACGAGTAGGGAATATGTCACAAATCCTCTTGCTTAAGCATTGCTGCTGTATATGTCAAGCCATTCTCGAGTGGGAATACCTGGAATTGCAGTCCTGAACTTTGGAGGGATCATGTTAGTGGTATCACAAACTCTATGTCACTGTGTTGCAGGTCTAGGTGACTAAAAGGCATCATGGACCACATGGAGGCTAATGACTTGTGTATCTGTTAACGGTCAGATATTTGACATGCAAATGTCAATGTGTTTACCTATAACACAATATAACCCAAGAACTCATGTAAGGTTGGGTGTCCAGGACATATGTGTCACAGGGTAGCAGCCAACTTCATCAGGGACGGACAAAGCTGGTTGTTGCCCGGTCAAACATACCATTGGCATTCTCACACCGTCCAACTAAAGTTATCGTGTACTCTTACACCTAAGTTTTAGTTCAAGTGCTGGTTCACTCTATTATAATGCATTTGCAATGGGCTGTGAATGCTACTACTACAGTGTTAGTTAATGTGGTGTTATATAGTTCTAAGCTACTTCATTTTAAGGCAGGAATGCACTCTTAGTGCCAATTTGCATATTCCAAttctatttttatcttttagttAGTGTgtaaagaaaattacattttattcattttgatttTGTGAGTTTCTTGCTCATTTTGATATTTGACCAATAAGGGCGTTTCACTAACTGAAAACTAGATTAAAACAAGTTCATTTAATCATTATCCGACCTGATATTGTAAAGGTCAGAATGCCCCGTTATAACATTTTAGTTGGCAGTTTTTTCTAACTTAAAAATTGAGAAACTGACAAACAACTATTCACATGATGAATAAATCCAAACACTTTACCAAGGACACAGAGGATGAATGATTTTACCAGGCCCTGTCATATAGGCAAAGTAGGTAACTACCTATGGGCGCTGAGCTTTTAGAGGGTGACAGCATAACGTTATTTCCAATGCTACCAAACATGCAGGAGATGGGGGCCACAAATATGGTTCACCTATGGTTCTAGAAACCTCTGAACCGGACCTGGGTTTTACATAAATCGTGCACAGTTCTGCCAGTGTTGAACATTTTTGCCAATAATAAGtatcaacaataataatgaaaacaaagatAACAACCCTAAACATAGTTTTTTGGAGCTAAGTAATATATGAGGTGCTGATATTTTGTTCTTCTTATTAGTTATTCATCTTGACACACACCACTAAATGGTGAATAATACTTTTCAGAAGAATATACTTTGGTTTGGATGATAAGATCTGTTGTTTagaacatttactttttttgtaaacactGGAACTTCTGGATCTATTCCAAAAGGGGAATGCACAATATATCTCAAAATAATTCAGTTGAGTGGATTTTCAATAGAATTCACTTAAtccctaaagttttttttttt includes the following:
- the CCT2 gene encoding T-complex protein 1 subunit beta, with protein sequence MASLSLAPMNIFRAGADEERAETARLSSFIGAIAIGDLVKSTLGPKGMDKILLSGGRDSSVTVTNDGATILKAIGIDNPAAQVLVDMSKVQDDEVGDGTTSVTVLAAELLREAENLIARKIHPQTIIAGWRKATQVAREALLQAAVDHGNDDEKFRADLLNIARTTLSSKLLTHHKDHFAKLAVEAVLRLKGSGNLEAIHIIKKLGGSLTDSYLDEGFLLDKKIGVNQPKRIENAKILIANTGMDTDKIKVFGSRVRVDSTAKVAEIEQAEKQKMKEKVDRILKHGINCFINRQLIYNYPEQLFGAAGVMAIEHADFAGVERLALVTGGEIASTFDHPELVKLGTCKLIEEVMIGEDKLIHFSGVAMGEACTVVLRGATQQILDEAERSLHDALCVLSQTVKDTRTVYGGGCSEMLMAHAVAELANRTPGKEAVSMESFAKALQMLPTIIADNAGYDSADLVAQLRAAHSEGKSTYGLDMKNGTIGNMEELGITESFQVKRQVLLSASEAAEVILRVDNIIKAAPRKRVPDHHPC
- the LRRC10 gene encoding leucine-rich repeat-containing protein 10 — encoded protein: MGNTIRSIIAFIPSNSCQKYLLGDLEEMPIDKMVDLSSMQLRRFPLRVCAFTELVKLYLSDNNLNTLPPELELLQKLQILALDFNNFKVLPQVVCSLKQLYILYLGNNRLRDLPPELSYLKNLQTLWIECNYLTQLPTVICELSLLKTLHAGCNPIRQLPNELKNLKELRSIWLSGTLLTEFPRVLLDMPFLEVIDVDRNGIRFFPSLVHLSNLKLVIYDHNPCRNAPKVAKEVRRVGRWSEETPEPKKRFEVETELEKGVDNKEIQHSAPVETTENKENPLDITTAVS